The DNA sequence AGAGTCCATGTTCACTGTCTCCCAGCAGATCATTTGATTGGAAGCGGTGGTGCATTCCATAGTGCACCAGGCCGACGCCTGTTGCATGAATCGGACTTTTGACAAGATCCGTAAAGCCGATAAATCGTTCGGGCACGCCCAACTTGACTGGCATGTCGAAAATCTGCTCTGCCAACTCAACCGTGCCATGTAAAAGAGAACCGCCGCCCGTCAGTACGAGGCCAGCAGTCATGAGATGGACGTAGTTGGATTTTTTTATCTCCTGATTGGCCAGGCTGAGAATCTCTTCCATCCGAGGCTGCACGATATCCACCAGATAAGTCTTGGAGATTTTGCGCGGCGGCCTGCCTCCAACATCAGGGACTTCGATAATCAGGTCACGTTCGTCTTTATTGTGAATGGCCGAACCATGTTGGATTTTAATTTGTTCGGCTTGCTCCACCGGCGTTCGTAGTCCGATGGCAATATCGTTTGTGACGTTGCGACCGCCCAAGCCGACCACGCTTGTGTGGCGGATGCATCCTTC is a window from the Pseudomonadota bacterium genome containing:
- the ftsA gene encoding cell division protein FtsA, with protein sequence GVVAVAGQENEITKADVRRVIDAAKAVALPIDREILHILPQEFTVDEQHGIKDPVGMSGVRLEAEAHIVTGAITSAQNIYRSISRADIQVMDLVLEPLASSYAVLGEDEKELGVVVMDLGGGTTDIAMFFEGCIRHTSVVGLGGRNVTNDIAIGLRTPVEQAEQIKIQHGSAIHNKDERDLIIEVPDVGGRPPRKISKTYLVDIVQPRMEEILSLANQEIKKSNYVHLMTAGLVLTGGGSLLHGTVELAEQIFDMPVKLGVPERFIGFTDLVKSPIHATGVGLVHYGMHHRFQSNDLLGDSEHGLFNWVIGRMRRWFNGVHKYVN